One Rhodococcus sp. P1Y DNA window includes the following coding sequences:
- a CDS encoding ATP-binding protein yields the protein MRADAAEVVIRLAGHVTLTFGGREVDPHVVGGPRCAQVLAFVALNRHRDIPLDELAEVLWRSQRPPTWKSALRVSLSRVRETVRHVGLPAECLRSRNSSVRLTLPKSMCTDLELARRYVDDALNDPKHALANAERALDLLSAPFLDDISGSWADAVRSEATMLRIRALELDAEWSLRAALAARAAESAQILIGLDPLRENAYRLAMRGQIAMGERGHALATAARCRRALAEELGTAPSEETEELYREILRDHATPAAVDEFAEQSVVPRHGLIERAAELAVIGDAVKRASVGSGQFVAVVGEAGTGKTYLILDAMDRAAEFGATVLFGRCSEEAVVSFEPFVEAIGREIDDLGPTRARERLRAVGPALRRLIPGAARVLGESETTSATDDDRAEIMSGVSEWLTAPDRTSPVVMVIDDLHWASPATADVLRYVIHSSESARVTVLTTLREEFVDRPDLRSILVSSSRSRGVHRIELGAFDLAEVKELVEASGSAHDPTLLHERTGGLPFFVSSLLSAHQQDTEELPASVAESVANRIRLLGQPANELLALCAVVGLLVPRAVLRAAASSLDDEVFASSLDELSRGRLIIQYDARNEIAIRHALVRDAVYSGIADGRRAHIHSRIARAFQEFGLGHEPDGYARLAYHSSRGLDADRSRAVDYSIRAGDAAAAIGAYEDAVVLYHAAAERLTPRGDSARRCRLLIDLGRAQRQARDPEFRPTLLEAAHMARRLGDTDLQVAATLANNMHGILFVQIFADHERIDSLYDALHALESTGRVDDSAVAHVLAQLAVELIWTADHQVRRALLMRGIDVARAAGDAAAEREVHCAVLVALRTPHMADLRYTSYLELLQLLGSSPGRAQEPLTAIWVARAQIEFGQLAFARRTIGMVSPAQTSRDPELAWLVSSVQFGVALAAGRLERCERDLEALTAIPVYPLETYSFGRMLAFICGLRALRGDMRTIVDAADELTARFDIVDSYRPILALAYADVGDVDAATELLAWYDRPRVEAIAVDHVWPSAMGVLARAAAFIGNTVVCEAVYDLLRPHADTTLSAVSIVYGVTHHHLAHLSIALGEYERARLHLDDALTAHRARGYDGWYAETLYLAALLATRTSAETSEELARRARRAAADTGATAVARRLDMLGSNQEV from the coding sequence GTGAGAGCCGATGCAGCGGAAGTCGTGATCCGCCTTGCCGGGCATGTAACCCTCACGTTCGGCGGCCGTGAAGTCGATCCCCATGTTGTCGGTGGTCCGAGGTGCGCTCAGGTTCTTGCATTCGTGGCGCTGAACCGTCACCGCGACATTCCTCTCGACGAACTAGCGGAGGTGCTGTGGCGGTCACAACGTCCGCCGACATGGAAGTCAGCGTTGCGGGTCTCCCTGTCGCGGGTGCGGGAAACAGTGCGACACGTCGGTTTGCCTGCAGAATGCCTTCGCTCTCGCAACAGCAGTGTGCGCCTGACGCTACCGAAGTCGATGTGCACCGATCTCGAACTTGCGCGCCGCTACGTCGACGATGCCCTCAACGATCCGAAACATGCTCTCGCGAACGCCGAACGGGCTTTGGATCTCCTCTCCGCCCCATTTCTCGACGACATCTCCGGTTCGTGGGCCGACGCCGTGCGTTCCGAGGCCACCATGCTGAGGATACGAGCGCTCGAACTCGACGCAGAATGGTCGCTGCGGGCCGCGCTTGCGGCCCGCGCAGCAGAGTCTGCGCAGATCCTGATCGGATTGGATCCACTACGCGAGAACGCCTATCGACTGGCCATGCGCGGTCAGATTGCTATGGGTGAACGAGGGCATGCGTTGGCTACCGCCGCCCGGTGCCGGCGGGCCTTGGCCGAAGAGCTGGGGACAGCGCCGTCGGAGGAAACCGAGGAGTTGTATCGCGAGATATTGCGAGATCACGCGACCCCTGCCGCCGTCGACGAGTTCGCTGAGCAGTCGGTGGTCCCTCGTCACGGACTCATCGAACGCGCCGCGGAACTGGCGGTCATCGGCGATGCGGTCAAGCGTGCGTCGGTCGGCAGCGGTCAATTCGTTGCGGTTGTCGGTGAAGCCGGCACCGGCAAGACTTATCTCATACTCGATGCGATGGACCGGGCGGCTGAGTTCGGGGCGACGGTGTTGTTCGGCCGGTGCAGCGAGGAAGCTGTCGTGTCGTTCGAGCCGTTTGTCGAGGCAATCGGCCGAGAGATCGACGACCTCGGGCCAACTCGCGCCCGAGAGCGTCTACGGGCCGTGGGACCAGCTCTGAGGCGCCTCATTCCGGGTGCCGCGCGCGTCCTCGGTGAGTCGGAGACCACCTCGGCTACCGACGATGACCGAGCGGAAATCATGTCCGGGGTGTCGGAGTGGCTCACCGCGCCCGATCGGACCTCGCCTGTAGTCATGGTGATCGACGACCTCCACTGGGCCTCGCCCGCAACGGCCGACGTCCTGCGTTACGTCATCCACTCGTCCGAGTCTGCGCGCGTGACGGTTCTGACAACACTGCGTGAAGAATTCGTCGACCGACCCGATTTGCGCTCCATTCTTGTCAGCTCCTCCCGTTCGCGCGGGGTCCACCGCATCGAACTCGGCGCGTTCGACTTGGCTGAAGTCAAGGAGCTCGTCGAGGCATCAGGAAGCGCTCACGACCCGACGCTGTTACACGAACGTACCGGTGGCTTACCGTTTTTCGTTTCGTCGCTGTTGTCGGCGCACCAGCAGGACACCGAGGAACTCCCAGCGTCTGTTGCGGAGTCTGTTGCGAATCGGATCCGTTTGCTCGGCCAGCCCGCCAACGAGCTGTTGGCGCTCTGTGCAGTCGTCGGCCTGCTGGTACCGCGCGCTGTATTACGCGCGGCTGCAAGCTCTCTCGACGACGAGGTCTTCGCATCGTCGCTGGACGAGCTGAGCCGCGGCCGCTTGATCATTCAGTACGATGCTCGGAACGAGATCGCGATCCGCCATGCTCTGGTCCGTGACGCTGTCTACTCCGGCATCGCCGATGGACGCCGCGCGCACATCCATTCGCGCATTGCTCGCGCGTTCCAGGAATTCGGACTGGGCCATGAACCGGACGGCTACGCGAGACTGGCCTATCACTCGAGCCGGGGTTTGGACGCAGACCGGTCACGCGCGGTCGATTACTCCATCCGTGCCGGCGATGCCGCCGCTGCGATCGGAGCATACGAAGATGCGGTCGTTCTGTACCACGCTGCCGCTGAACGGTTGACCCCCCGAGGGGATTCAGCGCGGCGGTGCCGGCTGCTGATCGACCTGGGTCGAGCACAACGCCAGGCTCGCGACCCGGAATTTCGGCCCACGCTGCTCGAAGCCGCGCACATGGCGCGCCGACTAGGCGACACCGACCTACAGGTGGCCGCCACGCTCGCCAACAACATGCATGGGATCCTCTTTGTGCAGATCTTCGCCGATCACGAACGCATCGACAGCCTGTACGACGCTCTGCACGCACTCGAAAGCACTGGGCGGGTCGACGACTCCGCGGTAGCGCATGTGCTCGCACAGTTGGCCGTCGAGTTGATCTGGACAGCGGACCACCAGGTCAGGCGCGCACTCTTGATGAGGGGCATCGACGTCGCCCGCGCTGCCGGAGACGCAGCCGCGGAAAGGGAGGTTCATTGCGCTGTACTGGTCGCATTGCGCACCCCTCATATGGCGGATCTCAGGTACACGAGCTATCTCGAATTGTTGCAACTCCTCGGCTCATCACCGGGGCGGGCCCAGGAACCTTTGACCGCGATCTGGGTAGCGCGAGCTCAGATCGAGTTCGGTCAACTAGCTTTCGCCAGGCGCACCATCGGAATGGTGTCCCCGGCGCAGACGAGTCGCGATCCAGAGCTGGCGTGGCTCGTGTCGAGCGTTCAGTTCGGGGTGGCGTTGGCTGCCGGAAGACTCGAACGGTGTGAACGCGACCTAGAGGCGTTGACCGCCATTCCCGTGTATCCGTTGGAGACGTATTCCTTCGGTCGGATGCTTGCGTTCATCTGCGGACTGCGCGCGCTTCGCGGCGACATGCGCACGATCGTCGACGCCGCAGACGAACTGACTGCCCGGTTCGACATCGTCGATTCCTATCGGCCGATCCTCGCGCTGGCGTACGCCGATGTCGGAGACGTCGATGCCGCGACCGAGCTCCTGGCTTGGTACGACCGGCCTAGGGTGGAGGCCATCGCGGTCGATCACGTGTGGCCCAGCGCAATGGGCGTCCTCGCGCGCGCCGCAGCGTTTATCGGCAATACCGTTGTGTGCGAAGCAGTTTACGATCTTCTTCGTCCGCATGCTGACACCACACTCAGTGCAGTCTCGATTGTGTACGGAGTGACGCATCACCATCTGGCGCACCTGTCCATTGCGCTGGGCGAGTACGAGCGAGCGCGGCTGCATCTCGATGATGCACTTACGGCGCACCGGGCCCGGGGTTACGATGGCTGGTACGCCGAAACACTCTATCTAGCAGCATTGTTGGCAACCAGAACCTCCGCCGAAACATCGGAGGAGCTGGCCCGGAGAGCACGCCGAGCTGCAGCTGATACCGGTGCCACTGCGGTCGCCCGACGCTTGGACATGCTCGGTTCGAATCAAGAAGTCTGA
- a CDS encoding SH3-like domain-containing protein encodes MTTSAERAEQLDLVARLKSAYPELPDAPTPDLIDHARFAAYMKPPHDVGGEPDAAIKYQNKEYENWEHLTYVLCEVLAWRGVWVSEERRRMGNVDLGRAIYLGFPYYGRWLLAVARILLEKQYISSGELSDRIAEVTRRFEGGLNGALPQAYPKFAGDGSQVPRNTHHVHAMGKGDPQVFAGRAGAPAFGVGDAVRVRNFPVLFYTRTPEYVRGAVGEIAAVAYESPAPEDETWDRADAVPEWFYVVRFEMSRLWDGYTGTAEDTLQTELPERWLEPAPNRRPL; translated from the coding sequence ATGACCACGTCGGCAGAACGCGCAGAACAACTCGACCTCGTTGCACGCCTGAAATCCGCGTACCCCGAACTCCCCGACGCGCCGACACCCGACCTCATCGACCACGCCAGGTTCGCGGCCTATATGAAGCCGCCACATGACGTCGGCGGCGAACCGGATGCCGCAATCAAGTACCAGAACAAGGAATACGAAAACTGGGAACACCTGACCTACGTCCTCTGCGAGGTGCTCGCATGGCGAGGCGTGTGGGTGTCCGAAGAACGCCGACGGATGGGCAACGTCGACCTCGGCCGCGCCATTTACCTGGGATTCCCTTACTACGGCAGATGGCTGCTCGCGGTCGCGCGCATTCTGCTCGAGAAGCAGTACATCAGTTCCGGTGAGCTCAGCGACCGGATCGCCGAGGTGACCCGGCGGTTCGAAGGCGGTTTGAACGGTGCTCTGCCGCAGGCCTATCCGAAGTTCGCAGGAGACGGTTCTCAGGTTCCGCGCAACACCCACCATGTGCACGCCATGGGGAAAGGTGATCCGCAGGTATTCGCCGGGCGCGCGGGCGCGCCGGCATTCGGCGTCGGCGATGCAGTTCGAGTACGCAACTTCCCTGTGCTCTTCTACACCCGCACACCGGAGTACGTGCGCGGCGCGGTGGGCGAGATCGCCGCGGTTGCCTACGAGAGCCCGGCACCCGAGGACGAGACCTGGGACCGAGCCGACGCAGTCCCGGAATGGTTCTACGTCGTCCGGTTCGAGATGTCCCGGCTCTGGGACGGCTATACCGGCACCGCCGAGGACACCCTGCAGACCGAGCTCCCCGAACGCTGGCTCGAACCCGCTCCGAACCGGAGGCCCCTGTGA
- the scnC gene encoding thiocyanate hydrolase subunit gamma produces the protein MVEEVTDFEVLEIALRELCIEKGLFTAEEHRHFTEFAEQIGPTPAARLVAKAWLDPAFKELALADPMAASKEVGVDWLDPTGFGTPSDFTAFAILEDTPTLHNVIVCTLCSCYPRPILGNSPEWYRTPNYRRRLVRWPRQVLAEFGLYLPAETAVRVQDSNQKHRFMVMPVRPAGTEGWTEDQLTEILTRDCLIGVALPKPGVTTNAITDTRPALHPADTESSEVLP, from the coding sequence ATGGTCGAGGAAGTCACCGACTTCGAAGTCCTGGAGATCGCGCTGCGCGAACTCTGCATCGAGAAGGGACTCTTCACTGCCGAGGAACATCGACATTTCACCGAATTCGCCGAGCAGATCGGCCCGACGCCCGCAGCGCGCCTGGTCGCCAAGGCGTGGCTCGACCCCGCGTTCAAGGAACTGGCACTCGCGGACCCAATGGCTGCCAGCAAAGAGGTCGGGGTCGATTGGCTCGATCCGACCGGCTTCGGCACACCGAGCGACTTCACCGCCTTCGCGATTCTCGAGGACACCCCCACGCTGCACAACGTCATCGTGTGCACACTGTGTTCGTGCTACCCGAGGCCGATACTCGGTAACTCGCCCGAGTGGTACCGCACGCCCAACTATCGCCGACGCCTTGTCCGGTGGCCGCGCCAGGTGCTCGCCGAATTCGGACTGTATCTCCCGGCCGAAACAGCAGTTCGCGTGCAGGATTCCAACCAGAAGCACCGGTTCATGGTGATGCCGGTGCGCCCGGCGGGCACCGAGGGGTGGACCGAGGATCAACTCACCGAGATTCTGACGCGGGACTGCCTCATCGGCGTGGCTCTCCCGAAGCCTGGGGTCACCACCAATGCCATCACCGACACCCGGCCCGCACTTCATCCTGCCGACACGGAGTCGTCGGAGGTGCTGCCGTGA
- a CDS encoding thiocyanate hydrolase — MAAKHGVSNPLPPWKSSLDALCDVLDRSACDAQIPNFSARRDEEDELSATTYAALPYPENQLVALAHSLMTHGVIDEQELRERIVLVRERLER, encoded by the coding sequence ATGGCGGCCAAGCACGGGGTCAGCAACCCCTTGCCGCCGTGGAAATCGAGCCTGGACGCGCTGTGCGACGTTCTCGATCGATCTGCGTGCGATGCACAGATCCCGAATTTCTCGGCGCGTCGAGACGAGGAAGATGAACTGTCCGCTACGACGTACGCCGCACTGCCGTACCCGGAGAACCAGTTGGTCGCACTCGCACACTCCCTCATGACCCACGGCGTCATCGACGAACAGGAGTTGCGGGAGCGGATCGTTCTCGTTCGTGAACGCTTGGAACGGTAG
- a CDS encoding benzoate/H(+) symporter BenE family transporter, with product MTDTYERPTRGQLPERRPPSLRALRADFGWQYVGAGATGVLFSATGPVAVIMGAAAAGALTAVQTASWVFGVFVLNGILTVVASWVYRMPLSFFWTIPGTVLVGQSLASLTWPEVVGAYLATGVLVIVLGVTGVVTRLMAFLPQSVVMAMVAGAFLSFGTGLVHSVSTNAIVAGAMVVAWLALTRSATWSTRIPPVLAALAAGLVALAVTGGFTRMSGPAAELPLIGLPELVAPAFSGAAMAQLVIPLAITVVAVQNGQGAAVLNSAGHRPPMTVVTIACGIWSLLAAPLGAVSTCLAGPTNALLAAVGARSRQYIAGMTCGAIAVVVGLSAPLLVRSLSVVPATFIAALAGLAMLEPLRGAFTAAFSDSVGRPVLAPLVTLLVTISGTDVGGLGAPFWGLVAGVGVTYLLDRRRSPTVPSVHERERSAPATPVRR from the coding sequence ATGACGGATACGTACGAGAGACCGACCCGGGGCCAGCTACCCGAACGTCGCCCGCCGAGTCTGCGCGCTTTACGCGCGGACTTCGGCTGGCAGTACGTCGGCGCAGGGGCAACCGGCGTGCTCTTCAGCGCAACCGGGCCGGTTGCGGTCATCATGGGTGCCGCGGCAGCGGGCGCGCTCACCGCCGTGCAGACCGCGTCGTGGGTCTTCGGAGTGTTCGTGCTCAACGGCATCCTGACCGTGGTAGCCAGCTGGGTGTACCGGATGCCGCTCAGCTTCTTCTGGACCATTCCGGGCACCGTTCTGGTCGGTCAATCGTTGGCGTCGCTGACCTGGCCGGAAGTCGTGGGGGCCTACCTCGCTACCGGAGTCCTCGTCATCGTTCTCGGAGTCACCGGCGTGGTCACGAGGCTCATGGCATTTCTGCCGCAGAGCGTCGTGATGGCAATGGTCGCCGGTGCATTTCTGTCGTTCGGAACCGGACTCGTCCATTCTGTTTCGACCAACGCGATCGTTGCCGGGGCCATGGTGGTTGCATGGCTAGCGCTGACCCGATCCGCTACGTGGTCGACGCGGATACCGCCGGTGCTCGCTGCGTTGGCTGCCGGTCTCGTTGCTCTTGCGGTAACCGGCGGATTCACCCGCATGAGCGGTCCGGCGGCAGAGTTGCCCCTGATCGGCTTGCCGGAACTCGTTGCGCCGGCGTTCAGTGGTGCAGCAATGGCGCAGTTGGTGATACCGCTCGCCATCACCGTGGTCGCGGTTCAGAACGGTCAGGGTGCTGCAGTATTGAACTCCGCGGGCCATCGGCCCCCGATGACCGTCGTCACCATCGCGTGCGGGATCTGGTCGCTTCTCGCTGCGCCGCTCGGTGCGGTGTCGACGTGTCTTGCCGGCCCTACCAACGCTCTGCTTGCTGCCGTCGGCGCACGGTCACGGCAGTACATCGCCGGAATGACATGTGGCGCAATCGCTGTCGTGGTGGGCCTATCGGCACCACTGCTGGTGCGCAGTCTGTCCGTAGTGCCTGCAACGTTCATCGCCGCCCTTGCGGGTCTGGCTATGCTCGAGCCACTGCGCGGTGCATTCACCGCCGCGTTCTCCGATTCGGTCGGTCGGCCGGTGCTCGCGCCCTTGGTCACCTTGCTGGTCACCATCTCCGGTACCGATGTGGGGGGACTCGGCGCACCGTTCTGGGGACTGGTCGCAGGTGTTGGAGTGACGTACCTGCTCGATCGCCGTCGGTCGCCTACCGTTCCAAGCGTTCACGAACGAGAACGATCCGCTCCCGCAACTCCTGTTCGTCGATGA
- a CDS encoding MFS transporter has protein sequence MTSPDSITTGAPANTTWASDRHRRSVLWIVALSTAAIVFDGYDLVVYGTVLPTLLADSAQLGALDPETAGALGSYALIGVMVGALTAGAFGDRIGRRRTMLTCIVWFSLGMGATALAQNVTMFGTLRFLTGIGVGGLVATVGAMIAEFAPPGRRNLFNAIVYSGIPAGGVLASLAAITLQDSVGWRGLFWIGALPLFVLLPLALLRMPESPRWLLAHGRVADAQKICARTGIPMPEAEPFVTGDRVGFAALTRKPLLRPTALLGLMSFSGLLLTYGLNTWLPQIMSEAGYNAKGSLSFLLVLNGGAIVGGLIASRIADRTGPQRVIAVTFCLAALSLVLLTLSFPLGVLLVAVAGAGIGAIGTQVLIYGFVSNYYPTTARAAGVAWCAGFGRLGGILGPLLGGILLGAGIASSTAFYIFAVVALLGALVTTAVPAVRALRRPDPALSEPVKVAE, from the coding sequence ATGACTTCACCGGACTCCATCACGACCGGCGCTCCAGCCAACACCACCTGGGCCAGCGACCGACACCGCCGCAGCGTGTTGTGGATCGTCGCTCTATCCACGGCAGCAATCGTTTTCGACGGATACGACCTCGTTGTCTACGGCACCGTGCTACCGACTCTGCTCGCCGATTCCGCCCAACTGGGAGCACTGGATCCCGAGACTGCAGGCGCGCTCGGTTCCTACGCTCTGATCGGAGTCATGGTCGGCGCGTTGACGGCCGGAGCCTTCGGAGATCGGATCGGCCGTCGCAGAACGATGTTGACGTGCATCGTCTGGTTCTCACTCGGGATGGGGGCAACCGCACTCGCACAGAACGTCACGATGTTCGGCACACTTCGGTTCTTGACCGGCATCGGAGTCGGCGGACTCGTCGCCACCGTCGGTGCGATGATTGCCGAATTCGCACCACCCGGACGCCGAAACCTGTTCAACGCCATCGTCTACAGCGGCATTCCGGCCGGTGGCGTGCTGGCGTCGTTGGCCGCGATCACCCTGCAGGATTCGGTCGGCTGGCGCGGACTGTTCTGGATCGGTGCCCTCCCACTGTTCGTACTGCTACCGCTGGCCCTGCTTCGGATGCCGGAGTCCCCGCGCTGGCTGTTGGCGCACGGACGCGTCGCCGATGCACAGAAGATCTGCGCGAGGACCGGTATTCCGATGCCCGAGGCCGAACCGTTCGTTACCGGCGATCGCGTCGGATTCGCAGCACTGACCCGCAAGCCTCTGCTGCGTCCGACGGCTCTTCTCGGTCTGATGAGCTTCTCCGGGCTGCTGCTTACCTACGGCCTCAACACTTGGCTGCCACAGATCATGTCCGAGGCCGGGTACAACGCCAAGGGTTCGCTGTCGTTCCTACTGGTGCTCAACGGCGGTGCCATCGTCGGAGGTCTGATCGCATCACGCATCGCTGACCGCACCGGACCCCAACGCGTTATTGCCGTCACCTTCTGCCTTGCGGCGCTGTCGTTGGTTCTGCTGACCCTGAGCTTCCCCCTCGGCGTCCTGCTCGTCGCCGTGGCCGGTGCAGGCATCGGTGCCATCGGTACGCAGGTGTTGATCTACGGATTCGTCTCGAACTATTACCCCACCACCGCCCGTGCAGCAGGAGTTGCGTGGTGCGCCGGATTCGGCCGACTCGGCGGCATCCTCGGACCACTGCTCGGGGGAATTCTGCTCGGAGCCGGCATCGCGTCGTCCACCGCGTTCTATATCTTTGCCGTCGTAGCGCTGCTCGGCGCACTCGTCACCACCGCGGTTCCCGCGGTTCGGGCCCTGCGCCGACCTGATCCAGCACTCAGTGAGCCAGTGAAAGTAGCTGAATGA
- a CDS encoding helix-turn-helix transcriptional regulator, whose amino-acid sequence MTVLVRSQDALMRRGYGDVMSPSPLIGRGELLAVLGRALDGSATTSTFVVMTCPAGIGASSILREVERTVSSEVQRTVVRRAGAVPWETHLPFGLVAQLVPGVRIDGTDPVERGHRIADTLPTDAVTILLIDDAHDCDADSLRALASAVRHHRSAGLAVVCTRKPLPDGSIEAHRVLDRAADLTPAVAALTASAVTELAALQGIILSPSSAAHLTRHTGGRPRYALALLDEVPRETWKGVRPDLPAPAFVEADVRRTLALCTDEARRLVSAVTVLEDGRPLTTVCEVAGIDDPWPAVDLAEQFALVTVRRSSAATILEVRDPTVRAAVLATMSRVERAQVHRAAAAAESDPADQLAHLVHAAPLPDPLVSDRLDALAATRAGIGEWATAARLYLLSSRSTKEPHAREDRLVRAVDALIGAGDMRTASDYIAEIESLRETPTRNAVLGYLAILRGRPNEAEARLIRAWQLVRTRHDPEVAAVICHRLVLHNLARCDGANLVLWADRAVELVGADHATAVEAQSIRGLGLAGTGRVAEALSSYRDLWGHAHTGAVGQRVQMGAGWLHFATDHIDLARSELEAAAPTDFLGGSTRISLWAHGWLARTYFATGEWDAALRLVGAGSDLADRSGAALIVPLLQWTATQIHALRGDWEAAAASAHRGDSGARDYEIMRVPTALGRAAIAEAQADYAGVLRALAPLTEQWAQADVSEPGFWAWPDVYANALIVEGRLDEADRFLSPHEARVRDRGHRSAHARLACARGRLHGAMGDLDSARASFEDALASLTPLPLTYDRARVNYAYGQTLRRAGKRREADAVVSAAREGYLALGATTYVRRCDRELKAGGVHAVLKDRAHDALTPQEDAVSSLVATGLTNREVAAELFLSVKTVQFHLTRVYAKMGIRSRAELAAARSTDDGSTT is encoded by the coding sequence ATGACCGTCTTGGTTCGATCGCAGGACGCACTCATGCGTCGCGGATACGGTGACGTCATGTCCCCCTCACCGTTGATTGGCCGCGGTGAACTGCTGGCCGTCCTCGGTCGGGCGCTCGACGGCTCGGCGACGACGTCGACTTTCGTGGTGATGACCTGCCCGGCAGGCATCGGTGCATCGTCGATTCTGCGTGAAGTCGAACGGACGGTCAGCAGCGAGGTGCAGCGCACGGTTGTGCGCCGCGCAGGTGCGGTGCCGTGGGAAACGCACCTGCCGTTCGGCCTCGTCGCGCAACTCGTCCCGGGAGTCCGGATCGATGGGACCGACCCGGTCGAGCGGGGGCATCGCATCGCCGACACGTTGCCGACGGACGCAGTGACGATTCTGCTGATCGACGACGCACACGACTGCGACGCGGACTCACTCCGTGCACTCGCTTCCGCCGTTCGTCACCATCGATCCGCAGGACTTGCGGTCGTATGTACTCGAAAGCCGTTGCCCGACGGCTCTATCGAGGCGCACCGGGTTCTCGACCGCGCTGCCGACCTGACCCCGGCGGTGGCAGCGCTGACGGCGTCGGCCGTTACCGAACTCGCCGCGCTGCAGGGGATCATCCTGTCACCGTCCTCGGCTGCTCATCTCACGCGTCACACCGGTGGGCGCCCTCGATACGCCTTGGCACTGCTGGACGAGGTGCCGCGCGAGACGTGGAAGGGCGTTCGCCCCGACCTGCCTGCGCCCGCCTTCGTGGAAGCAGACGTTCGGCGCACTCTTGCTCTATGTACGGACGAGGCTCGGCGTCTGGTCTCGGCCGTCACCGTTCTCGAAGACGGCCGACCGTTGACCACGGTGTGCGAGGTCGCCGGTATCGACGATCCCTGGCCTGCTGTCGATCTTGCAGAACAATTCGCACTGGTGACCGTCCGACGCAGCTCCGCGGCGACCATCCTCGAGGTTCGCGATCCAACAGTTCGCGCCGCGGTGCTCGCGACGATGAGCAGAGTCGAGCGCGCGCAGGTGCATCGAGCCGCTGCCGCAGCCGAGTCCGACCCGGCCGATCAGCTGGCGCACCTTGTTCACGCGGCACCGCTGCCCGATCCACTGGTCTCGGACCGCTTGGACGCACTGGCAGCGACACGCGCAGGAATCGGCGAATGGGCCACGGCGGCAAGGCTGTACCTTCTGTCGAGTCGATCGACCAAAGAACCGCATGCACGCGAGGATCGGCTCGTTCGCGCGGTTGACGCCCTCATCGGTGCCGGGGACATGCGCACGGCCTCGGACTACATCGCCGAAATCGAAAGTCTGCGCGAGACCCCCACTCGCAATGCCGTACTCGGCTATCTTGCCATCCTGCGCGGCCGCCCCAACGAAGCCGAAGCTCGACTCATTCGGGCATGGCAGCTGGTGCGGACGCGGCACGACCCCGAGGTCGCTGCCGTGATCTGCCATCGGCTGGTACTGCACAATCTGGCGCGCTGCGACGGTGCCAACCTCGTGCTGTGGGCCGATCGTGCAGTCGAACTCGTCGGAGCTGACCACGCAACCGCAGTGGAAGCGCAGTCCATTCGAGGCCTCGGCCTGGCCGGCACGGGCCGTGTCGCAGAAGCGTTGAGCAGCTACCGAGATCTGTGGGGCCACGCCCATACCGGAGCCGTCGGACAACGTGTGCAGATGGGCGCCGGCTGGCTCCACTTCGCAACGGACCACATCGATCTCGCACGCTCGGAACTCGAAGCCGCAGCACCGACCGACTTTCTCGGCGGTTCGACGCGAATCTCGCTCTGGGCTCACGGTTGGCTGGCGCGCACCTATTTCGCCACCGGCGAGTGGGATGCAGCGCTTCGGTTGGTCGGAGCTGGTTCCGACCTGGCCGACCGTTCAGGTGCCGCTTTGATCGTTCCGCTGCTCCAGTGGACCGCGACGCAGATCCACGCGCTCCGCGGAGACTGGGAGGCTGCTGCAGCCAGCGCACACCGCGGCGATTCCGGCGCCCGCGACTACGAGATCATGAGGGTGCCGACGGCTCTCGGTCGTGCTGCCATCGCGGAGGCACAAGCCGACTATGCCGGGGTCCTCCGTGCCCTCGCCCCGTTGACCGAGCAGTGGGCTCAAGCCGATGTATCCGAACCCGGATTCTGGGCGTGGCCCGATGTGTATGCCAATGCGCTGATAGTCGAGGGTCGACTCGACGAAGCCGACAGGTTTCTGAGTCCGCACGAAGCCAGAGTGCGCGATCGCGGGCATCGCTCCGCGCACGCACGCCTTGCCTGCGCTCGCGGCCGGTTGCACGGCGCGATGGGCGATCTCGATTCTGCCCGAGCATCATTCGAGGACGCGCTCGCGTCATTGACACCACTGCCCCTGACGTACGACCGCGCCCGAGTCAACTACGCCTATGGACAGACCCTGCGCAGAGCCGGGAAGCGACGCGAAGCCGATGCCGTCGTCAGCGCGGCGCGCGAGGGCTATCTGGCATTGGGGGCCACCACGTACGTACGACGGTGCGACCGTGAACTCAAAGCCGGTGGCGTGCATGCCGTTCTGAAGGACAGAGCTCACGATGCATTGACCCCGCAGGAGGATGCCGTCTCGAGCCTGGTCGCCACCGGATTGACGAATCGCGAGGTCGCGGCCGAACTATTCCTGTCGGTCAAGACTGTTCAGTTTCACCTGACCAGGGTGTACGCCAAGATGGGTATCCGCTCGAGAGCGGAGCTGGCCGCTGCGCGATCCACCGACGACGGCTCGACGACCTGA